The Naumovozyma dairenensis CBS 421 chromosome 1, complete genome genomic interval TCCCTAATATGAACATACGTGGATATTGATCAAAGTGAACTCTGTCTTATCCTTTACATTCATATTGCACGATAGCAACGTTACCTTTATCTAGACGTTTTCTCCTTGTTATTGCCCGATAGCTACCGACACTCATCCCATCCCTAGGCAGTTGAGTGAGGAATAAccaaaaggaaaagaagtCCAAACTCAAATccaaaaggaaaaaatcaCATACAGCGAGTAAAATAGAATACCATTCAAAGAAGATGGAACATACAAGAACTCATTCCATATCCGCTCAggctaataataatcatacatcttcaaataccaataataacaccACCAATAACATTACTGATACTACCAATACTTCTGGAAATAACTCCCCTTCTAACAACGATATCAGCAGCACTTTAgataatacaaataaaaCCCCAGACATATTAATCACAGCTCATATGAAAAACATCTCAAGATCAAATTCAACTTCTCATACAAGTAATAGTGTATCGCCAGATTCATCGTCTTCCTTGGGGGACTCAAAAGAACACGATGATGGTACAACCACCAATACTACTACAATCACGACTACTGACACAGATCCATCTAAATTACTGAGTAACAATAGAATGATGAGAGATTATACCGAACTATCAAGTCAAAGAAACTTGATGAATAGCGGAGCGATAACTCCAATGAATACTATACCTGATTCGAATCACAATATCTCAAAACCAAAAGAAGTATGTACGGACaaggaagaagagaatcaagagaaaagaatgaaaaagaaaactatTTTCAAACAGTTCGATTCTAAAACTGGTCAATTTTTAAGAAATGCAGAGACTAATAAGAGTGACAATATCATGATACCAATACCAATTGCAGCAGCTTCCACTTTCCCCCAAACGTCACAACATCCAAATTCGAATGTTCCTGGGATACATACTTCAACGGCACCTTCACTAGTATCCCGGCAACAACATTCAGAAAATATTCTAACTACTAATGTAAATACCCATACTGATACCACTAGCAACAAGAACGCCCCCCCATATCCGTCTATACGACTAATACCAAATCCaagacaacaacaaaaaagatCATATTCTGTACCAACCATTGTACATTCTTCGTTAAGAAGGTTAACGAATCATAACCATTATTACAGAAATCAAAACTTTGATGGcaataatagtaacaataTCCcgatatataataataacaataacaataacaataacaataacaataacaatactaataataatagtagcCAGCCCATGACATCTTACGGAGttatgaagaagaaatcacCTTCTAgaaatcatctttatttattacctCAACAGACTGATatccaagaagaaaatagtATACAAGCGGAAGGAGGAGTCCCATCTTCATCTACTTTAAGAAATGCCATATTTTTATCTCgtaaaaaattcaataacatCAATAGCACCAATAAAACTATATCCAGTTTATTAAAAACCTCaaatatcaataacaacaacaataacaacaacaataatgtATCATTACAGGATagaataaattatattcaatcaACACAACTTCCAATACAATTACCCCCAATTAATTTACAAtgtttgaaagaaattgatttgCAAGAAATTGTTAAGAATCCTCAATTAAGACatgatataatttttgatcCGTTATTACAATTTAGACCCAATCTAGATGGTGATAGAGGTATtaaaaagagaaatataAGTGATAAATATTGGAATGATGTtcataatgaattaatagTTTATTCTGAAAGACCTGACGTTTTCAATCcaaaactttcaaaattacCTCCTCTATTTAACACTTTAAGAGATGTACTTTTAACAATTGTACCAACAAAAGAATCAAATTTGATTACTGATGCTCTTGATACAGAATTAAtcattcaagaattattaaaaggTTCATTAATCATGTCTAATTTGGCTGATTGGTTAGCGAAATTGTTTAAACATCATTGTGCTCCAATGAGAGATTCATGGGTAGATAAAATGTCCTTAAAGTTTATTGAAGCACAATCAGAGAATTCTATACTGAAACTAATTGATGCATTTAAAATCGTTTTCCAAATTCTAGAAGCAATGAAATTAGATATTGcaaatcatcaaattaGATTATTAAGACCAGCTCTATTAAGCAACGCCGtggaatttgaaaaacagtattttaattcattaatg includes:
- the NDAI0A06530 gene encoding TCP11 family protein (similar to Saccharomyces cerevisiae SOK1 (YDR006C); ancestral locus Anc_3.195), whose amino-acid sequence is MEHTRTHSISAQANNNHTSSNTNNNTTNNITDTTNTSGNNSPSNNDISSTLDNTNKTPDILITAHMKNISRSNSTSHTSNSVSPDSSSSLGDSKEHDDGTTTNTTTITTTDTDPSKLLSNNRMMRDYTELSSQRNLMNSGAITPMNTIPDSNHNISKPKEVCTDKEEENQEKRMKKKTIFKQFDSKTGQFLRNAETNKSDNIMIPIPIAAASTFPQTSQHPNSNVPGIHTSTAPSLVSRQQHSENILTTNVNTHTDTTSNKNAPPYPSIRLIPNPRQQQKRSYSVPTIVHSSLRRLTNHNHYYRNQNFDGNNSNNIPIYNNNNNNNNNNNNNNTNNNSSQPMTSYGVMKKKSPSRNHLYLLPQQTDIQEENSIQAEGGVPSSSTLRNAIFLSRKKFNNINSTNKTISSLLKTSNINNNNNNNNNNVSLQDRINYIQSTQLPIQLPPINLQCLKEIDLQEIVKNPQLRHDIIFDPLLQFRPNLDGDRGIKKRNISDKYWNDVHNELIVYSERPDVFNPKLSKLPPLFNTLRDVLLTIVPTKESNLITDALDTELIIQELLKGSLIMSNLADWLAKLFKHHCAPMRDSWVDKMSLKFIEAQSENSILKLIDAFKIVFQILEAMKLDIANHQIRLLRPALLSNAVEFEKQYFNSLMNSKKINLKPSLNWFVSKYNEYNITTNVNASTSTRTRNNNDVNIPHVYRLCLRSTISLLSCRKMVRDYPTSLSFDHTRLILLRADIRQLVCLLVCQLLFQQLISNDTTMDKPTKDFISSSYSKQKLKSDITSIITDDHGNCRWTKNTLAISIHLCKIINDLKFAKENNVDLSVIGSSSTISTSRFPTEIDQTKIAFAKSWLSKQTQPLSDVYGVLENRVLKSLEDSVFTNSSCTIDGRVKQDFVYLYNTSTMSTSDTIAHPAKTEKGILSLGKSTAIGGANSNATNKNTVTPSSSNTTTGGLFSFQEMEEYENIYRHLYTVLNLHWSVFGNHYIDALRDDNAGMQGHTKNDGDTEHEDIEMN